The nucleotide window GTAAAGACCATTCCTTATAAAGCAGCTGATAGTTGACTCCATATAACTGAGCAATCCTAACAAATCTTCTTATGTTCAAgtcaaagaaatgaaaaatccCACCAAATCTTCTAGACTTCAGAACATGTGATAGTATTAGAGGAAAGTAATGCTCAGACACTAATGATCTAATCCCCTTTAAATTGGGATaccaattttcaaaatcatgtatattaTGATGAAACATGTACcattgattttttgaattttgtgtaAAGCATAATTTCCAATCTTGAAAGCTTTGTTTGACTTTAGCACTGATCCTATCTTCCATAATCTTATTATTAAGAGAATTGAAAAGTATGATTATAAAGCCCAACATATGTCGCCTCCATATGAACCACTCTTCAACTGGATAATATCTTCTcatttaagatgttgttgacCCATAAACACCAAGGTAGCAGACAGCTAGATCTGATGAATTGAAGGATAGAATCATCAAAAAATTCAACGCACAAGAGACTAAAACCCCTTCATAATTAGATCCAACCAAAATGAAATCGTAAGAGGAAATCAGTGATCTCACAACCGAACACAAAAGGAAAGGAACAGAACacaatcaaaagaaaaggaactaAAAGAACAAAGGACACAAAAAACGATCAGATTGATTCAACAATCAACCGCATCGAGGAACAAGCACTCACAAGGTCAACGTTTAGTCAAAGGACAATCAGACGGAAACCCAGGAGAGATTAGGAAGATAATTTATTTGTTGCTATCATTCTCTTAATGACTAATGAATACAATATGAATCACTAATTAATACAAATGAATACCTATTACTATTCTTTAAATAATACAGATTCTATGACTAAGTAACACATATTCTATCACTCCCCGGCAAATGATGCAGGTGGTTGTCGGACGCTGAGATTGTCCCTAAAATCTTGAAATAAAACCAATGGTAGACCCTTGGTGAAGATATCTGCAATTTGATAGCGTGATGGAACATGTAGGACGCGGATGTCTCTATGAGCTATTTTTTCACGAAAAAAATGAATGTCCATTAGATATGTTTTGTGCGCTAGTGCTGGACGGGTTTTCCGGATAGATATATGGCACTAAAATTATCATAATAAACCAAGGTAGCATTGTGAATGGGGATATGTAATTCCAAAAGCAGGTTTCGTAGGCAACAAGATTCATAAACCACATTGGCAACTCCTCGATATCCGGCTTCAGCACTTGAACGAGTTAAAGTATATGCTGCTGTTTGGAGGACCATGTGAGTAAGTTATCACCGAGAAATACACAGTAACCAGAGGTGGATTTTCTGGTATATGGGCAACCTCCCCAATCTGCATCTCTGTAAGCAATAAATGATGATGTAGAAGAAGAGTAAGTTGCAGGCCATACTTACGTGTGCCCTGAATAAATTTCAGGATGCGTCAAAGGGCATGCATGTGATCATCCATCGGATTGTGCGTAAATAAACATATATGTTGCACTACATAAGAAATGTCAGGCCTTGCGAAGGTGAGGTAATGTAGGGTGCCAGCAAGGCCGCGATATAGAGAAGGGCCTTCAAATTGGGTGCTACTTTTGGCGCTCATCTTTGGTTTAGTATCAACAAGAGTATGACATGGTTTACAAGAAGCCATTCCAGCACGTTTAATAATTTCTTCTGCATTCTTTTTCTAAGACAAAAATAAGCCACCAGAATGACATGTGACAATAATacccaaaaaataattcaataatcCCAAATCATTCATAGAAAACTCGGAGCTAAGGAGTGATATGAGACTTTCAAAAGTCATCAGAAGAAACAGTAAGAATGATATCATCTACATGCAATAGGAGGTAGGCCAAATGAATACCTTTTTGATAGATGAAGAGAGAGTTGCCAAACTTACTTTGAGAGAATCCAATAGAAGAAACATATTCGGAAAATCGTTTGTACCATGCTCAAGTTGGAGATAGATATATATCACCCTCCGACTTGTGGGGGGCTATTACACACTAAGCATACAAATGAGATGAATGAGCTTAAGGAAAATAACTTGCAGTGCAAGTAATCTCTGTACTTTACATTAGAAGATTCTTTTCTCATTTCTGTTATTTGATAATACATTGATCTATTAATATCTGTAAGCCTATCCCATAACGTTTTCTATCAcatacaacatttatttttcccttttcttttttaccTTCAAAACGTATAGTAACCTAAATATAAATACCTTTTCAAGTGGAGACTCGAACTTTGGTTTGTcatattatgatattttaatttattctgtTTGACATATCCATGTTGATCCTTTCGTTttaggtttaaaaaaaaaagatgtttatcACCTACAGaaaattttctatttcattttttgtctcAAATAGCATGTTTATATTCACATTTATGTCAAATCTATTTTCTTtaatgtttaagatatgttcAAATTATGTCTATCTTTTTTTAGGACAGattgtatcaattttttttttaacaacaaattatGTCGATCTATTATGTTAAAGTTATGTCCATCAACGACATGTTAAAGTTATGTCCATCGtggataaaaaatgaaaaaaaaagttatataggatgaaaatatatttttttgttaacataaAATCACTCTTACTTTCACTTTTCATcacttctcaattttttttctgatGGACAGCAAGTTGATCAGAACCCTAAAATCACTCTTATGTTCACTTTTCATCTGCTTCTCCCCACCGCCGCTGCCCGATCTCCCGTTCGAACTGGTGGCAGAGATTCTGTGCAGGCTTCCCGTGAAGCTCCTCATACAACTTCGATGTCAAAGTAAGTCCCTCAATACCCTAATTTCCGATCCCAAATTCGCAAAGAAACACCTTCGCCTATCAACAAAGAGCCACCACCACCAACTCATCTTACCCTGCCTAGATGATAAGTATGTGGCAATGGTAAACTCTTACCCACTAAATTCCGTAATGGGTAAATTCACCCAACAAGACTTTCCTTATGGTGGAAAACACAGTATCGGCCAACCATACCATAGTATAGCTGGCTCTTGCAATGGAATCATTTGTTTGGCTCTGCCTATGCCACGAGGTAATGTTATAAAACGCAGCGAACTTGTTTTATGGAACCCTACCATTAGAAAATTCAAAAGATTTCTGTATTTTGAAACTCCAAGAGACGCTTACGGTTGTACATTGTTTGGCTTTGGATATGATCATATTATTGATGGTTACAAAATTATTGCTCTTTCTTTCTATCGATGTGGTACAAACATTTTCAAAACTCAAGCAAGGGTTAATACCGTGGGTACTGATTCTTGGAGAATGATTAATGGGCAGTTACCTTTATCAAATGGTCGTTTTGAATTGTTGAAATTCGTGAGCGGTGCACTTAATTGGATTTCATATAGGGATGACGGTAATAATAGtgttatttcttttgatttggtGAATGAGTCGTCTAGAGAACTTTTGCAGCCTGATTATGGAGGGGAGTCTATGCCTGACGTGATCTTGAGTGTCTTGAGGGATTGTTTGTGTATCTTTGCACTCACTCGCCAATTTTCTAGTGTTTGGTTGATGAAGGAATATGGAAATGAAGAGTCTTGGACTAAATTGTTTCATGTTCCTTACATGGAAGAAGATCCGTTCCATCCTTTTCATGGCAAGCCACTATGGATTTTTGAGGATGACAAAGTGCTAATGGAATGTATGTCATTGCAGAACCGGAAAATGAATATGGCCATTTATGATTTCAAAAGTGGTACTTTGTGTCCAAATATTTCAAAAGCCGGTGTTTGGAATGACCCTGAAGTTTGCACCGAGAGTTTGATATCACCTAAGAGTTTGATATCACCTGATTTTTAATGTGAGGATGTCAAAGTGGTGCTAACTGGCTTGAGCTAGACTTAATGGCAGAACAATTGACTTTGCTAGACTTTACATTTCATCTTTTTTAACAACATTGTTGATCAAGTTGTATCAAATTTGGTTGCTTGTTTTGAGTGTTTTGAGTGTTTTTCTGATTTAATATTTCTGTCGTATTTGTATCAAACTCTTCATTGTGTTGATGTTgtaatttttgttgtattttggcTTGTTATTGTTGCTTGATCCTCATAAATGTAAGACAGTTCTAACATTGCAGCAAAGTTTTCTTGTCTCCGAACAAAACTAATCCTATTGCTTTCATTTGCAACATCTCATAATAGGACCAGTAATTGAATCAAGATCTCCAATAACACCATCCGCTTCATGTATTTCCAGAATTCCCCTAATAGGGCTTTTATGAATTCTCCTATCGTTTCTGATACATATTTCATATCAAACAGCCCATTTGCTTTGAAAATTGCCGCGTTGACACTACACTTATGCTCGCTTGCTGCCGGTTTAGTCCACTTTACATTTTTGCCTGCATTTGCTGCACTGTGTTTTATGTGTAGCTGCTGCCACTCGATTAGCACCACCTTCGCCATCTGAACTGCTGCCGCCACtggttttttgtgattttcccATGTGTTCTCATTACAACGACGCCATATACACCAGAACATCATCGCGAAAACCTTCTGTTTCTGCACTTGCAGCCCCTGCaatattggaagaaaaaaaatacctcAATAAAACTTGCCAAATGCCTGCATTTACATCCGAAAAAACAGGTGCCACACATTTTCTTCGTAACTCATACATCAGCCAAGTAAACGGACACGAGACGTTCTTCCTCCGCAAGTAATCGtcaaaaagaatttataaaccatcaaactttgataaaaaaaagtactttaaTCATTTATGATttaacatttatattaatttatttttatcaaagtaAATAATGTAGTTTTCATATATGATAATTGCATAAGATGTCTTCTACGAGGATAAACAATACCACAATTGGGTCTAAATTCTTATATAGATAGGTCAGAGATAATCGTTCTTTTTAGCAGTTGAGGATCAATAAAACCGTGTTTCTTCAATTGTGCAATACCAAAAGCGTTTAAATAAATTGCTTATTCAAATAGACCGTAGTTCAAGCTCTGGGGTTCGatccccgaccaccacaaaaaaaaaaaaaaacttatcactTTATAGAGGATTTATATCTAAATAATTTAATAGATATATTTGCACTCCTATACTATTACATATCATTTACTCAAATGACTACATTTTCGACTAATTttctatgtttttattttctatttttcgaaagtgtttttttatttagcataaatatctcaacaaagtATATATATCACGTGTCTAATAGTATTTCGGATCATGCATTGTGTAATCACGTGTTAGGATCATCAAAAGGCATATTCTATTTATGTTATGGTACTGATGTATTTTGGATTCTATAATCTAAACatcatgttttatttaattcagATTTTATTATCATAGCACCCCTAGAAGTGTATTTATCCAgtttagattataaaatttgagtGTGGTTTTTACACATTTAGActatataatctaaaatagaaaattattagAGTCACATTACTATGAAAATGTATGAAGTCCATTGATGATAAAATTATACTTGGAATTCAAGATTATGCGGGAAAGGAGGTGTTTtggagagaaagaagagaagttTGGTGAGAAACTTAGTCTGTTAATAGGAAACACTCATgcatatccttatttattaattttgttagatcTGCAGCAATTTAATctaatattttcatataataaaatgcatcgcaccaattccATTCTTAtcctcttgttttttttttttttttttttttacaatattttgtacacttatttaatactagaaaaattcatcgcACCGATttcaagcctttttttttttacaatattatgtacactttttatttttgaaccaatttcatgccttttttttttgacaatattttgtacacttttttttctaTGTAATGAATCTTATTGCAATATATTAACTTCTCCATTGTCTATGACCCGGACGGTAGCACGGGTAAAAGTTCTAgtataaaactatttttgattATGTAATATGAAAACTAAAAaggtttaaatgcatttttgactttctaacttttaaaaacttgtaactttttctccttaaaaataagGGGCAAAATTTATTGAGAAAAAGTCACATGTCCCATAATAGGGgttaaaaatgatgtttttttgtaaagataaaggGAAACATTACAACATTTTGTAAAGTTAAGGTACAAAACTTAAGGAGGTAAAATCGAAACTTTTGAAATGTTAAGGGGTTAAAAGTGCATataaacaacttaaaaaaaCACTCCGGTTACATAATTCGAAATGGGAAATTACGAGTAAACCACCAAATTGGTCTCTCTGTCTTTGTAAGCCACTCTCAAACTAGTCGCtaactctattaatattttaaactagTTTCTATCTTTGTCAAAAGCTTCTAAATTAGGTCCCTCATCATCGGacaaaaacataacaacaataatCTAATTGAGAAACTTCTAACAAAGACATAAActagtttgaaatattaatagagtcatAGACTAATTTGAAAGTGACTTACAAAGATGGTgactaatttgatggtttactcAAGAAATAATGTAAACATATTAGGTGAATTGACGAAGGTGGTTGTCAAAGGGTAGAAAAATGCTTACGGATTCTATAATCTTAAtctaaacaacaaaaatacatttaagatctatgaagcacagacactcaTTGGATTAGGTGTGTCCTAATGTCAGACATGACGCCTATCATTTCattgatttatgtgattttatcaaattattatcgatGTCTCCATATTAGTGTTAGGCCTGATGTCCGTGTCCgtattgaaggtgagaaaaacacaagaaggaaTAGTTGAATTGAGTTGGCTTTtgcactttctttttctctgtGTTAAATTTGGTCATAATATGAGGTATTCAGATTCTGACTTAGAGTGTGAATGCAGCGAATTAAATACAGTTCACAAAGATAAAGAGACACAGAGAGAGAAAGCAGACACAAAGCACTTTTATACTAGTTCCTCCCACAACATAGATTCTTTTGTGTTTGTCcatacgaacttaggctaatCTATGATCTAATGcttaatagtttgtaagtggcctACGTTCATGCTCATATGAATGGTTGAGATTGATTTGTATGTTTTCAAACTTGGataagttattttgttttgaaaaatgtcaaTGTTGGATGTTTTTGCAACTTGATATGGACTTTGTCGAAAATGGTCTTAAAAGTCGATTGCCTTGCCAATCTTTTGTGAATAGCTTTATATGATTACTTAAAGATGTATGAATGATTTCTGCTTCAGATACACAAAAGGAATAGACCCAACCTTACAGTTCAACATCATTGTTGCTTCAGCTAACCAAGAAGGGGAGACATTGACACCAACCAAGAGACTTTTTGAAAAATTCACTTTCAAAACAGTGCtttaaagagaaatatatatgtattaaaaaatatatatatatatattaaaaatcaaagtaTATGTAAGAGAAATAATAGAAACAAATGGCAACCTCAACGCCAAACAGAACCGTCGAGTCTCCGTCTTCCACGGAAACACCGCCGAAACCCAAAACCTCTAGCGACGGCAACTTGATCCTTGTCCCTAGCCACTCAAGATGGTTCTCATGGGATTCCATTCACGAATGTGAAATCCGTAACATTCCCGAATCTTCTAAGAACCCTAGGGTTTACAAATACTACAGAAACTCTATCGTCAAGTTTTTCAGATTCAACCCTAACAGAAAAATCACCTTCACCGATGTTCGCAAAACCCTAGTCGGTGATGTTGGTTCCATTCGAAGAgtctttgattttcttgaaGATTGGGGTTTAATCAAttatcatccttcttcttctctcagTAAATCCGAAGCAGCGTCAAATTCTACGGAATCTCCTTCTCTGGTGCCTGCCAATGAAGCTAAGAGAATCTGAAGTGGCTGCATGGCTAGCTCTGCATGTGATAAGAATAATATGACGTTGTGTGTGAGGTGTTTTATTTGTGGAAACTATCGAATTGGTATGAGTAATACAGAATTCAAGAGAGTGGAGATAAGCGAGGAGACAAAAAAAGAATGGACTGAGGAGGAAACACTGAATCTTCTTGAAGCTATTACAAATTTCGGGGATGATTGGAAGAGGGTTTCTCATCAAGTTGTTGGTAGGACCGACAAGGAATGTGTTGCTCGTTTTCTAGAGCTTCCTTTTGGCGATCAGTTAAAGCCTCCCGTTGATGCTGAATGTGAATCCGAAACTGATTGGAAGAGGGTTGCTCAGCAAGCTATTACTATAGCGAATTAATTACCGATCATTTCTAAGGAATACATTGCAGCAAGATGCTTCAGTTACATCCGATGGTGGTAATGCTTCAGATTCTATCCAAGGATCTCTATTGGATGCAAATTTACAGCTTGAGAAGGAAGAATCAGATGTGGAAAAAGCTATTTCTGAGGTTATAGAAGTTCAGATGAAAAATATCCAGGACAAGCTTATCAATTTTGAGGATTTAGACGTGCTGATGGAAAAAGAACGCCAGCAGTTGGAGCAAACGAAGAGTTTGTTTTTCCTTGATCAGCTCAATCTTTTATTTCGTAAAACATCTGCACCAACGACTGAAGAAGGCAATCATGTAAAAAGTAATTGATGACTGACGAGTCTTAGTTAGTTATTGATCCTAGGTTTAGCTGAGTGTattcaattttcctttttaatagTGTGCACTCTGTTGGCTTTTCTTGCGAAATCACTATAGAAACGATATGAAAGTTTCAACTTGTTTAAGCCCTAATTGTTTTTTCTACTGAAATTGGTCAACACCGGATGTCataattcattcattatcatATTGCTGGTATGTGTTAAGTTAGACGACATACAATTAGATGATATAAGTTGAAATTGCATAATAATGCACGCCATTTTTTTAGCATGTGTTAAAGATATCACATGTTTAGTTACTAGAAGCAAGCGACTAGAATATGAATCTTGTTAAATCGTCAATTTTGATCGTTTATTTAATATTAGATCGAGTCTACATGCTTATAATCGGTTCATATGCAGAACGACGACATGGGCTGTTTGAATCAGATAGCATGCTAATTCCTAATCCGATCACTTAAGTCAGTCGATTTGGTCCAATATTAAGAACATTGAAGAAGGTCGTGGACAAATCTGAGTTTCTTGATCTTTAATGGCAGTACTATGATACATGGTCATGGATGTGTGTTCTGCACTAACGTTGTTGTCTGcaataaaaattgcaaaatatttttgaactaaATCAGAGTCCATCTCCATCGCTACTTTGTTATTCCTTCTTGAAGAACCAACGGTTCATGTGATTTCTTCCAACAACACGACGATTACAAACAGTACAATAATCACTAGGCTGAAAGTTTATTTTTATGTCTTTTCAGGATTAATTCGATATTCTAAAGCCTCTGAATTTGTTTGATAACTCTCATGACAATGATAGAGTATCCAAAACTATAATGAAAGATCTTCCAGTAAATCAATACTTATGATCCTTGTTTGGCATTAATAACAATGCAGAGATCAATTTAGCAGTGGCAAGACAAAAAAGGGAAATTCCGATATTGCGAtgtaaattgaattgaatcgaatcatttcatttttgtcTCTAATAGCATgtttatattcatatttatgtcaatgctattttcttttatgtttaaaatatgttcaaattatgtctatctttttttaaaaggacaAATTatgtcgattttttttttttcaacaataaaTTTTGTCGATTTATTATGTCCAAATTATGTTAAAGTTATGTCCATTGTggataaaaaaatgaaacaaaaaagttatataggataaaaaatatcttttttttaatatagattGGTCTAAGCCTAAAATCACTCTTACATTTACTTTTCATCGCTTATCATTTTCTTGTCTGATGGAGAGCAAATTGATCAGAACCCTAAAATCACTCATATGTTCATTTTTCATCTGCTTCTCCCCGCCGCAGCTGCCCGATCTCCCATTCGAACTGGTCGCAGAGATTCTGTGCAGGCTTCCCGTGAAGCTCCTCGTACAACTTCGATGTCAGAGTAAGTCCCTCAATACCCTAATTTCTGATCCCATCTTCGTGAAGAAACACCTTCGCCTATCAACGAAGAGCCACCACCACCAACTCATCATACCCTACCTAGATAATAAGTTTGTGTCGAGGGTAAACTCTTACCCAATAAACTCCATAATGAGTAAATTCACCAAACAAGACTTTCCTTATGATGGAAAACACTTTAAGGGCGAATCATACCATAATATAGTTGGCTCTTGCAATGGAATCATTTGTTTGGCTCTGGCTCTACCACGACGAAGCGAACTTGTTTTGTGGAACCCTACCATTAGAAAATTCAAAAGATTGTTGTATTTTGAAACTCCAAGCGACGCTTACGATTCTACTTTGTTTGGCTTTGGAT belongs to Medicago truncatula cultivar Jemalong A17 chromosome 6, MtrunA17r5.0-ANR, whole genome shotgun sequence and includes:
- the LOC25496512 gene encoding F-box/kelch-repeat protein At3g23880 translates to MGKFTQQDFPYGGKHSIGQPYHSIAGSCNGIICLALPMPRGNVIKRSELVLWNPTIRKFKRFLYFETPRDAYGCTLFGFGYDHIIDGYKIIALSFYRCGTNIFKTQARVNTVGTDSWRMINGQLPLSNGRFELLKFVSGALNWISYRDDGNNSVISFDLVNESSRELLQPDYGGESMPDVILSVLRDCLCIFALTRQFSSVWLMKEYGNEESWTKLFHVPYMEEDPFHPFHGKPLWIFEDDKVLMECMSLQNRKMNMAIYDFKSGTLCPNISKAGVWNDPEVCTESLISPKSLISPDF